Proteins found in one Odocoileus virginianus isolate 20LAN1187 ecotype Illinois chromosome 10, Ovbor_1.2, whole genome shotgun sequence genomic segment:
- the LOC139037041 gene encoding gap junction gamma-1 protein-like, with protein MSWSFLTRLLEEIHNHSTFVGKIWLTVLIVFRIVLTVVGGESIYYDEQSKFVCNTEQPGCENVCYDAFAPLSHVRFWVFQIILVASPSVMYLGYAIHKIAKKEHGDADKKATRSKPYAMRWKQHRALEETEEDHEEDPMMYPEMELESEKENKDQNQSKPKHDGRRRIREDGLMKIYVLQLLAKTVFEVGFLVGQYFLYGFQVHPFYVCSRLPCPHKIDCFISRPTEKTIFLLIMYGVTGLCLLLNIWEMLHLGFGTIRDSLNSKRRELKDPGAYSYPFTWNTPSAPPGYNIAVKPDQIQYTELSNAKIAYKQNKANIAQEQQYGGHEDSLPPDLETLQREIRMAQERLDLAIQAYSHQNNPHGSREKKSQSGVQSWVQ; from the coding sequence ATGAGTTGGAGCTTCCTCACCCGCCTGCTAGAGGAGATCCACAACCACTCCACGTTTGTAGGGAAGATCTGGCTCACAGTCCTGATCGTCTTCCGGATCGTCCTCACAGTCGTGGGAGGGGAGTCCATCTATTACGACGAGCAGAGCAAGTTTGTGTGCAACACGGAGCAGCCCGGCTGCGAGAACGTCTGCTATGACGCCTTTGCACCCCTCTCTCACGTGCGCTTCTGGGTGTTCCAGATCATCCTGGTGGCCAGCCCCTCCGTCATGTACCTGGGCTACGCCATTCATAAGATTGCCAAGAAGGAGCACGGCGACGCGGACAAGAAGGCCACTCGCAGCAAGCCCTACGCAATGCGCTGGAAACAGCACCGGGCtctggaagaaacagaagaggacCATGAAGAGGATCCCATGATGTATCCAGAAATGGAAttagaaagtgagaaagaaaataaagatcagaacCAGTCTAAACCTAAGCATGATGGCCGGCGGCGGATTCGGGAGGATGGGCTCATGAAGATCTACGTGCTGCAGCTGCTGGCGAAGACAGTGTTCGAGGTGGGTTTCCTGGTTGGGCAGTATTTCCTGTATGGCTTCCAGGTCCACCCGTTTTACGTGTGCAGCAGACTCCCTTGCCCTCATAAGATAGACTGCTTTATTTCTAGACCCACTGAAAAGACCATCTTTCTTCTGATAATGTATGGTGTTACAGGCCTTTGCCTATTGCTTAACATTTGGGAGATGCTTCATTTAGGATTTGGGACAATTCGAGACTCACTAAACAGTAAAAGGAGGGAACTGAAAGATCCGGGTGCTTATAGTTATCCTTTCACTTGGAATACGCCATCTGCTCCCCCTGGCTATAACATTGCCGTCAAACCAGATCAAATCCAGTACACCGAACTGTCCAACGCTAAGATTGCCTACAAGCAAAACAAGGCCAACATCGCCCAGGAGCAGCAGTACGGCGGCCATGAGGACAGCCTCCCACCTGACCTGGAGACTCTGCAGAGGGAAATCAGAATGGCTCAGGAACGCCTGGATCTGGCCATCCAGGCCTACAGTCACCAAAACAACCCCCATGgttccagggaaaaaaaaagccaaagtggGGTCCAAAGCTGGGTCCAATAA